In Luteibaculum oceani, the following are encoded in one genomic region:
- a CDS encoding AMP-binding protein, whose protein sequence is MVKLLGNKIIGLNGDSEAIQKAVEDIINEWENKELIKFQTSGSTGKAKQISFPREAIIDSAKISGDFFNWSRSTVALCPLGLNYVAGKMMVLRAITLQFQLDIIAPTSLTGLGDLSNYDFAPLVPMQLDALLVNNIPLPKTILIGGAQLGKMVGESIKKQNPRSKIFHGYGMTETLTHCAIREIHPKFSESYQVLNGFKITSNKNGTTISAKHLPSPVITTDILEIDKGGNFCFKGRKDFIINSGAHKINPLEIEDLLSKIISPSFIVGPKPDERLGQKAVLIVEGHPDFNLTLDEIKGYLLGKTNKYNFPKELVIVPRLKYTPTGKIDRLASIREL, encoded by the coding sequence ATGGTAAAGTTGCTGGGAAATAAAATAATTGGTTTAAATGGTGATAGTGAAGCTATACAAAAAGCTGTAGAGGACATCATTAACGAGTGGGAAAATAAGGAGCTCATTAAATTTCAGACTTCAGGGTCTACCGGGAAAGCAAAACAAATTTCCTTCCCTCGAGAGGCAATAATTGATTCGGCAAAAATTAGCGGTGATTTTTTTAATTGGTCTAGGAGTACAGTGGCTCTTTGTCCTCTTGGTTTAAATTATGTAGCAGGAAAAATGATGGTGCTTCGCGCAATCACCCTCCAATTTCAACTCGATATAATTGCTCCAACGTCATTAACAGGTTTGGGAGACTTATCCAATTATGATTTTGCCCCTCTGGTTCCAATGCAGCTGGATGCGCTCTTGGTTAATAACATCCCCCTTCCAAAAACAATATTAATTGGAGGTGCACAGTTGGGGAAAATGGTAGGGGAATCCATTAAAAAACAAAACCCTAGGAGCAAAATATTTCACGGATATGGCATGACTGAAACCCTTACGCATTGTGCGATACGTGAAATCCACCCAAAATTTTCTGAATCGTACCAAGTGCTAAACGGATTTAAGATTACTAGCAATAAAAATGGCACCACCATTTCAGCGAAACATCTTCCCTCCCCCGTTATCACTACAGATATTCTGGAAATAGATAAGGGTGGGAATTTTTGTTTTAAAGGACGAAAAGATTTTATCATCAACTCTGGTGCCCACAAAATTAACCCCTTAGAAATTGAAGATCTATTATCTAAAATTATCTCCCCCAGCTTTATTGTTGGCCCAAAGCCTGATGAAAGACTTGGGCAAAAGGCCGTTTTAATTGTTGAAGGCCATCCAGATTTCAATCTAACTCTGGATGAAATTAAAGGTTACCTATTGGGCAAAACCAATAAATATAACTTCCCAAAGGAGCTAGTGATTGTACCTAGACTAAAATATACCCCAACTGGTAAAATTGATAGGCTAGCTTCAATAAGGGAATTATGA
- a CDS encoding chorismate-binding protein produces the protein MGIGIKISHPSFSPQFSGLAQSCPDYQAEISIAPFSGDPRHYRFSDKSFKGVPYSSLKTWNTPSTSKEDYLKSLEQAISQIKSGNFEKVVLSRRKFFPLGKESVSAILSTTPKRLENKFCYHLHLLEENKVWIGATPEILLSKKQQDFLTFSLAGTALSENDFGPKEFEEQEFVTKYIIDQVPSNSIKVSQALPTKFKNLFHLKSEITWHDENNNATYYLNKLHPTPAVCGIPRSSTQAFIIEEEQVPRELYTGYIYIKSLEKELAFVNLRCGQLFNNGVLIYAGGGITADSNPEAEWQETENKINATLIDIINGHE, from the coding sequence TTGGGTATTGGAATTAAGATATCCCATCCGAGCTTTTCTCCTCAATTTTCAGGTTTAGCTCAATCTTGTCCGGATTATCAAGCGGAAATTAGCATTGCACCCTTTTCAGGAGATCCGAGGCACTACAGATTTTCGGATAAATCATTTAAAGGGGTGCCATATTCAAGCCTGAAAACTTGGAATACACCCTCCACCTCTAAAGAAGATTATTTGAAATCTTTAGAGCAGGCTATAAGCCAAATTAAATCTGGCAACTTTGAAAAGGTTGTTCTTTCTAGAAGGAAGTTTTTCCCCTTGGGAAAGGAGAGCGTGAGCGCAATTCTATCCACCACCCCAAAACGGCTGGAAAATAAATTTTGCTATCACCTCCATTTGTTGGAGGAGAACAAGGTTTGGATTGGAGCCACTCCAGAAATATTACTCAGTAAAAAGCAACAAGATTTCCTAACCTTTTCACTCGCCGGAACGGCACTTAGTGAAAATGATTTTGGGCCAAAAGAATTTGAGGAACAAGAGTTTGTGACCAAGTATATTATAGATCAAGTTCCTTCTAATTCAATTAAGGTTTCTCAAGCACTTCCTACGAAATTCAAAAATCTCTTTCACCTAAAAAGTGAAATTACCTGGCACGACGAAAATAACAACGCGACCTACTATTTAAATAAGCTCCATCCTACGCCTGCAGTATGTGGTATTCCCAGATCTTCAACCCAGGCTTTCATAATTGAGGAAGAACAAGTCCCAAGGGAATTGTACACAGGATATATTTATATAAAATCCCTCGAAAAGGAATTAGCCTTTGTAAACTTGAGGTGCGGACAACTGTTCAATAATGGAGTCTTAATTTATGCTGGAGGTGGAATAACGGCCGACAGTAATCCAGAAGCGGAGTGGCAGGAGACCGAAAATAAAATAAACGCCACCTTGATAGACATAATTAATGGCCATGAATAG
- the menA gene encoding 1,4-dihydroxy-2-naphthoate octaprenyltransferase — MKNWISAFRLRTLPLATSGIILGGALADFRFPSIILLLILTTTLLQICSNLANDLGDFEKGADKNRKGEKRMVSEGLISPKAMKMAVGISAVLGLIAGSCAVWFSPADPLVKAGIFVLGICSIIAAITYTMGKISYGYRGLGDVFVVIFFGLVPVVTTKLLLGATFSYYDLLPALALGSLASSVLSVNNIRDLKQDKSTGKKTIAVRLGPEKARNYHACLISFPFLLVAGYFMHTEQFNILVALPLISLVLILPSALKVLNNDDEILLDAQLKFHALGATLFAILLSVAIHYA, encoded by the coding sequence ATGAAAAACTGGATAAGCGCGTTTAGATTAAGAACCTTACCCCTTGCAACAAGTGGAATTATATTAGGGGGCGCCTTGGCTGATTTCAGATTTCCGAGCATCATTTTATTGCTAATACTTACCACCACCCTTCTTCAAATTTGTTCTAACCTAGCTAATGATCTAGGTGACTTTGAAAAAGGAGCAGATAAGAACAGAAAGGGAGAAAAGCGAATGGTTAGCGAGGGCTTAATCAGCCCAAAAGCTATGAAAATGGCGGTTGGCATTTCAGCGGTCTTAGGATTAATTGCAGGTTCTTGTGCAGTGTGGTTTTCACCGGCAGATCCTTTGGTAAAGGCGGGCATATTTGTTTTAGGCATTTGCTCCATCATTGCTGCCATTACCTACACCATGGGTAAAATATCATATGGATACAGAGGATTAGGGGATGTTTTCGTGGTTATTTTCTTTGGACTTGTTCCTGTTGTGACCACCAAACTGCTTTTGGGAGCTACTTTTAGTTACTATGACTTACTTCCGGCGTTGGCTCTCGGATCTTTGGCTAGCTCGGTGTTAAGCGTAAATAATATCAGAGATCTTAAGCAAGACAAATCCACTGGAAAAAAAACCATTGCCGTGAGATTAGGCCCCGAAAAGGCGAGAAATTATCATGCTTGTTTAATATCCTTCCCCTTTCTATTAGTGGCAGGTTACTTTATGCATACCGAACAGTTTAATATACTAGTTGCCTTGCCTCTTATATCCCTTGTATTAATCCTGCCTTCTGCATTAAAGGTTTTAAATAACGATGACGAAATTTTGTTGGATGCCCAGCTTAAATTTCACGCCCTGGGGGCAACGCTATTTGCCATTTTGCTTTCTGTAGCCATTCATTATGCTTAA
- a CDS encoding D-alanine--D-alanine ligase family protein: MLNVFLFTGGYTGESVISYRTAETFKKHLDKGKYRVITIDIKRDGWNAFVAEKPAEFNHEICQVRSGDTTYTADVALIALHGPPGENGWLQGYLEMRSIPFTTGSTLCMSLSFNKKFSIDIASKNGIKTADSVLLTHPKKVDYTRLQSRFAYPLFVKPNDSGSSLGISKVKKPEDLQKAVELAFSEGKEVMVEELLTGTEVTCGVYRSLDKLIALPPTEIRSHNEFFDFNAKYNHASDEITPAEISDEATTNVQEAAKKIYNIFNCKGVIRVDFMVSEEGTPYLIELNTVPGMSGESIVPQQLNTAGIPFTEMLDDIIDEALAQ; the protein is encoded by the coding sequence ATGTTAAACGTATTCTTATTCACAGGTGGGTACACCGGAGAAAGTGTTATCTCATATCGGACAGCAGAAACCTTTAAAAAACATCTTGATAAAGGTAAATACCGAGTAATTACGATTGACATAAAACGAGACGGTTGGAATGCATTTGTTGCTGAAAAGCCTGCTGAATTTAATCACGAAATTTGCCAGGTACGTAGTGGTGACACAACTTACACCGCGGATGTTGCACTAATTGCCTTACATGGCCCTCCTGGCGAGAATGGTTGGCTGCAAGGATATCTCGAAATGCGATCCATTCCTTTTACTACTGGGTCCACCTTATGTATGTCCCTTTCGTTTAACAAGAAGTTTTCCATAGACATTGCGAGTAAAAATGGAATTAAAACAGCTGATTCTGTTTTACTAACCCATCCTAAAAAAGTGGATTACACCAGGCTACAATCAAGGTTTGCCTACCCCCTATTTGTTAAGCCCAACGATTCGGGATCTAGCTTAGGTATTTCTAAAGTTAAAAAGCCCGAGGATCTGCAAAAGGCAGTAGAACTTGCCTTTTCGGAGGGTAAGGAGGTTATGGTAGAAGAGCTTTTAACCGGAACCGAAGTTACATGTGGAGTTTACCGCAGTTTGGATAAACTAATTGCTCTACCTCCAACAGAAATTCGAAGTCACAATGAATTTTTTGATTTCAATGCGAAGTACAACCATGCATCTGATGAAATAACCCCAGCGGAAATTTCTGATGAGGCCACCACTAATGTTCAAGAAGCTGCTAAGAAGATTTACAATATTTTCAATTGCAAAGGAGTAATTAGAGTGGATTTTATGGTTTCCGAAGAAGGTACCCCATACCTAATTGAGTTAAACACCGTTCCAGGAATGTCTGGAGAAAGCATTGTACCTCAACAACTTAATACAGCTGGCATTCCGTTTACCGAAATGCTTGATGACATTATTGACGAAGCCTTAGCGCAATAA
- a CDS encoding PASTA domain-containing protein — MAKFLRFIFSKIFLINLIIAVVLLCGIVFGIDSYLKGVTKHGEKIPVPMLIGKLPSQVDSILVSRDLKFTVIDSVYESEAKPGQVLEQIPEAFQNVKPGRTIYLTINTLTPPNISIPNLKNMSLRQAVATLEVLGLKLHKLEYEPDICVDCVLKQLYEGEEIEPGTKLPKGAAVTLVLGQGTGGAEVQVPYLIGLNLEDAVRMLIDKSLNIGDVEFVDCETRLDSNYAQVFRQSPSFYPGNKLRLGSEIKLWFTGDTNSVVREDVDSLMMIYQMQQEGQSTNFDDLDSENSWE, encoded by the coding sequence ATGGCAAAGTTTCTGCGGTTTATTTTCTCTAAGATTTTTCTAATCAATCTAATAATTGCGGTTGTACTGTTATGTGGGATTGTATTTGGTATCGATTCCTACCTAAAAGGAGTAACCAAACACGGAGAAAAAATTCCAGTCCCTATGCTCATTGGTAAATTACCATCTCAGGTAGACTCCATTCTGGTGAGTAGGGATTTAAAGTTTACTGTAATTGATTCAGTTTACGAAAGTGAGGCGAAACCAGGCCAGGTATTGGAACAAATTCCGGAGGCTTTTCAGAATGTGAAACCAGGAAGGACTATTTATCTTACTATTAATACACTTACCCCACCCAATATCTCAATTCCCAATCTAAAAAACATGTCGCTCAGACAAGCAGTTGCAACGCTGGAAGTTCTGGGTTTAAAGTTGCATAAGTTAGAGTATGAGCCGGACATTTGTGTAGACTGTGTTTTAAAGCAATTGTACGAGGGAGAGGAGATAGAACCGGGTACAAAGTTGCCAAAGGGAGCAGCCGTAACCCTTGTCCTTGGTCAAGGTACGGGAGGTGCAGAAGTTCAAGTGCCATATCTAATTGGATTAAATCTAGAAGACGCTGTTAGGATGTTAATCGATAAGAGTCTTAACATTGGAGACGTTGAATTTGTGGATTGTGAAACTCGTTTGGATTCAAATTATGCTCAGGTATTCAGACAATCTCCTTCCTTTTATCCAGGAAATAAATTACGCTTGGGTAGTGAAATTAAACTGTGGTTTACTGGAGATACCAATTCGGTGGTTAGAGAAGATGTAGACAGTTTGATGATGATTTATCAAATGCAACAGGAGGGACAATCTACCAATTTCGATGATTTAGATTCCGAAAATTCTTGGGAATAA
- a CDS encoding o-succinylbenzoate synthase, whose translation MLKLDYIKHDCIFIRPGGTSRGVLKTKPSWIIKVSDLETGRFGLGEASIIPKLNPESETDVVNTLQWLKNHINQPAGYLDEYLINIPSVRFGIESALLDLKNGGNQIYFESDFIDKEKPIVINGLIWMNDFETMKSELENKVEQGFKCIKIKVGAIDLAEELKLVAFARSLSDSLVIRLDANGAFLPEFALNTLKTFAEFNIHSIEQPIKAGQILEMEKLCRVSPIPIALDEELIGINEPQAKQELIQKIKPQYIILKPSLLGGIASSEEWIKEAEKIGVGWWLTSALESNIGLNIIAQWAGKKNHHMPQGLGTGKLFSNNFEGPLHLIGEELYYNPKCPINSPL comes from the coding sequence ATGCTTAAACTGGATTACATAAAACACGACTGCATTTTTATTAGACCTGGAGGAACATCTCGAGGTGTATTAAAAACAAAACCCAGTTGGATTATAAAGGTAAGCGACTTGGAAACTGGTCGATTTGGGCTTGGCGAGGCAAGCATCATTCCAAAACTTAACCCAGAAAGCGAGACCGATGTGGTAAACACATTGCAATGGTTGAAAAATCATATAAATCAACCTGCGGGGTATTTGGACGAGTACTTAATAAACATTCCCAGCGTACGTTTTGGAATAGAATCGGCTTTGTTAGACCTCAAAAATGGAGGGAATCAAATATATTTTGAAAGCGATTTTATTGACAAAGAAAAACCCATTGTAATAAATGGATTAATCTGGATGAACGATTTCGAAACCATGAAATCGGAGCTAGAAAATAAGGTGGAACAAGGGTTTAAGTGCATTAAAATAAAGGTTGGAGCTATCGATTTGGCCGAAGAATTAAAATTAGTAGCATTTGCACGATCCCTATCAGATTCATTAGTAATTCGGCTCGATGCAAACGGAGCTTTTTTACCAGAATTCGCGCTAAACACCTTAAAGACCTTCGCTGAATTTAATATCCACTCCATAGAGCAACCCATAAAAGCTGGTCAAATACTGGAAATGGAAAAACTTTGCCGGGTATCTCCTATTCCCATTGCTCTGGATGAAGAATTAATCGGCATAAATGAACCCCAGGCAAAGCAGGAGTTAATCCAGAAAATTAAGCCACAATACATTATCCTTAAACCTAGTTTACTTGGAGGTATTGCCTCCTCCGAAGAATGGATAAAAGAAGCGGAAAAAATTGGTGTTGGCTGGTGGCTTACCTCGGCTTTAGAAAGTAATATAGGTTTGAATATCATTGCACAATGGGCGGGAAAGAAAAACCATCATATGCCCCAAGGATTGGGTACGGGAAAACTATTCAGTAATAATTTCGAAGGTCCATTACATTTAATAGGAGAGGAATTATACTACAATCCTAAATGCCCAATTAACAGTCCTCTTTAA
- a CDS encoding RluA family pseudouridine synthase — translation MEPIENFDPQENEDLQDELYEHHNIKADKGQAPLRIDKFLMDRIPNTSRNKIQISAKTGSVLVNNVPVKPNYKVKPNDEISVVLPYPVREIELKPENIPLDIVYEDDHLAVINKQAGIVVHPGYGNYTGTLVNALMFHFNELPNAESNPTVRPGLVHRLDKNTTGIMVIAKTEDALAHLSKQFFDRTTDRRYQAIVWGDLKEDEGVIEGFLNRSKKDRKVMDVYESEEDGKYSLTRYKVLKRLGYVTLVECKLETGRTHQIRVHFKSIKHPLFNDPEYGGNLIRKGTTFSKYKQFIENCFSICDRQALHAKTLEFTHPATGERMKFNSELPADMVEILEKMERYSSANS, via the coding sequence ATGGAGCCAATAGAAAACTTTGATCCCCAAGAAAACGAGGATCTTCAAGACGAATTATACGAGCATCATAATATCAAGGCCGATAAGGGGCAAGCTCCCCTTCGAATTGATAAATTCTTGATGGATCGCATTCCGAATACATCCAGGAATAAAATTCAGATTTCGGCAAAAACAGGTTCTGTACTAGTAAACAATGTTCCAGTAAAGCCAAATTATAAGGTGAAACCCAACGATGAGATTTCGGTGGTGCTCCCATATCCTGTTAGGGAAATTGAGCTTAAGCCAGAGAATATTCCATTGGATATTGTTTATGAAGATGATCATCTTGCGGTAATTAATAAGCAAGCTGGAATTGTGGTGCATCCTGGATATGGCAATTACACAGGGACCTTGGTTAATGCACTAATGTTCCATTTTAATGAACTGCCCAATGCAGAATCCAATCCAACCGTAAGACCTGGTTTAGTACACCGCCTAGATAAGAATACCACCGGTATTATGGTGATTGCTAAAACTGAAGATGCCCTTGCCCATCTGAGTAAGCAGTTCTTTGATCGTACAACGGATCGTCGATATCAAGCTATTGTCTGGGGAGATCTGAAAGAGGATGAGGGAGTTATCGAAGGATTTTTAAATAGGTCCAAGAAGGATAGAAAGGTTATGGATGTTTATGAATCCGAAGAGGATGGAAAATATTCATTAACCCGTTACAAGGTTTTAAAACGATTGGGTTACGTTACCCTGGTAGAATGTAAATTAGAAACGGGTCGCACGCATCAAATTCGGGTGCATTTCAAAAGCATCAAGCACCCCCTGTTTAACGATCCTGAATACGGCGGGAATCTAATTAGAAAGGGTACTACTTTTTCAAAGTACAAGCAGTTTATAGAAAACTGTTTCTCTATTTGCGATAGACAGGCGCTACATGCTAAAACTCTGGAATTTACCCATCCTGCAACTGGGGAAAGAATGAAATTTAATTCGGAATTACCGGCTGATATGGTTGAGATTCTGGAAAAGATGGAAAGGTATTCCAGCGCAAATTCATAA
- the menD gene encoding 2-succinyl-5-enolpyruvyl-6-hydroxy-3-cyclohexene-1-carboxylic-acid synthase: protein MNSSLELANILISGLAYYGISDVVVSPGSRNAPLVNALQSNPNFNCHSVIDERSAAFIAMGIALATEKPTAIICTSGTALLNYAPAVCEAYYQGVPLVVISADRPQQWIDQGDGQTIRQLNALGSYVCDSIQLNPPKTDEDFWLIKRKIGEAFCLPQFVSEKRPIHINCSFEEPFYDASYKFEIENRNFREPFPLSSQVSINHLQPLINKLNEAKKVLWVVGQLEVSTGKAASSLLSQIRNLPQHAILAETTSNLGSECYHTACIDRNIVSKESDFEVFQPDVLIHLGGAIVSKKIKKLLRSNQAKYSVRIHNTAFNEDTFQGLNLAIGVEAVVFLKEITSMLEPNSLSNYNELWKKHISKIDKKHSGFEYQCPWSDFYIFLCISKLLPDFWNIYWGNSSVIRYAQLFNYPQKGITHLANRGTSGIEGVSSSANGYARKSSNPTLLVTGDISFFYDINGLEAASNNLKIILINNSGGNIFRIIDGPDKMKNFDRFLETTHNKNAKHLAHHYGFHYQTATGQQDFQEELKKFLTSDKKTILEVFTPRIESPAILKDYFKTLNQE from the coding sequence ATGAATAGCAGCTTAGAACTTGCAAATATTTTAATCTCGGGATTGGCATATTACGGGATTTCCGATGTGGTGGTTTCCCCTGGTTCGCGGAATGCTCCTTTAGTTAATGCACTGCAGTCTAACCCCAATTTCAACTGCCATTCAGTAATCGATGAGCGAAGTGCCGCCTTTATTGCAATGGGAATTGCCCTTGCGACCGAAAAGCCGACTGCAATTATTTGCACCAGTGGTACGGCACTTTTAAATTACGCCCCTGCCGTTTGCGAAGCGTATTATCAGGGTGTTCCTCTGGTTGTAATTTCCGCAGACCGTCCGCAACAATGGATAGACCAGGGAGATGGACAAACCATAAGACAATTAAACGCTTTAGGATCTTATGTTTGCGATTCCATACAATTGAATCCTCCCAAAACAGATGAGGATTTTTGGCTTATAAAACGCAAAATAGGAGAGGCTTTTTGTCTTCCCCAGTTTGTATCCGAAAAAAGACCGATACACATTAATTGCAGCTTTGAGGAGCCTTTTTATGATGCTTCCTACAAATTTGAAATTGAAAACAGAAACTTTAGGGAACCCTTCCCCCTATCAAGTCAGGTATCTATAAACCATCTGCAACCCTTAATAAATAAACTAAACGAGGCTAAAAAGGTACTGTGGGTGGTTGGCCAACTTGAGGTAAGTACTGGCAAAGCGGCATCCAGCTTGTTGAGCCAAATTCGAAACTTGCCCCAACATGCGATTCTTGCTGAAACAACCAGTAACTTAGGTAGCGAATGTTACCATACCGCCTGCATAGATAGAAATATAGTTTCCAAGGAAAGTGATTTTGAGGTTTTCCAGCCGGATGTACTCATTCATCTTGGGGGAGCTATCGTTTCGAAAAAGATAAAAAAACTACTTCGTTCCAATCAAGCGAAATACTCTGTGCGGATTCACAATACGGCATTTAACGAGGACACATTTCAGGGTTTAAATTTGGCCATAGGAGTTGAAGCAGTGGTATTTTTGAAGGAGATTACATCTATGCTTGAGCCTAATTCTCTATCCAACTATAACGAGCTTTGGAAAAAACACATAAGCAAGATCGACAAAAAACATAGCGGTTTTGAGTACCAATGTCCTTGGTCGGATTTCTATATTTTCCTTTGTATTTCTAAGCTACTCCCAGACTTCTGGAACATTTACTGGGGAAATAGCAGTGTAATTCGATATGCTCAACTTTTTAACTACCCTCAAAAAGGAATAACCCATTTGGCCAATCGTGGAACCAGTGGAATTGAGGGTGTGAGCAGCAGTGCAAATGGTTACGCTAGAAAATCTTCCAACCCCACCCTTCTGGTTACGGGAGACATCAGTTTTTTCTATGATATCAATGGGTTGGAGGCTGCTTCGAATAATTTAAAAATCATTTTAATTAATAATTCGGGTGGGAATATTTTCCGAATTATAGACGGTCCGGACAAAATGAAAAATTTTGATCGTTTCTTGGAAACAACCCATAACAAGAACGCAAAGCATCTTGCGCACCACTATGGTTTTCATTATCAAACTGCCACTGGACAACAAGATTTTCAGGAGGAATTGAAGAAGTTCTTAACTTCAGATAAGAAGACCATTTTAGAGGTATTTACCCCCAGAATAGAGAGTCCTGCTATTTTAAAGGATTACTTTAAAACCTTAAATCAGGAATGA
- a CDS encoding PaaI family thioesterase, which translates to MELPSLEQINSLSKNTLMEHWDIKFTYVSESELWATMPVNNKVKQPYGLLHGGASAALAETVGSTGSALYVDPNKYMVVGINLTAHHLRSATEGLVTAKGKIVHQGRTTHLWDIDIYNDAGKLVSSCRLTNFIKERK; encoded by the coding sequence ATGGAATTACCGTCTTTAGAGCAAATAAATTCTCTTTCGAAAAATACTTTGATGGAACATTGGGACATCAAATTCACCTATGTTTCTGAAAGTGAGTTATGGGCGACGATGCCTGTAAACAATAAGGTTAAACAACCTTACGGCTTGCTTCATGGCGGGGCCTCGGCAGCATTGGCTGAAACCGTAGGATCTACTGGATCTGCATTATATGTTGATCCAAATAAATACATGGTGGTGGGAATAAATTTAACTGCGCACCACCTAAGAAGTGCAACCGAAGGATTAGTTACGGCAAAGGGAAAAATTGTTCATCAAGGTAGAACAACCCATCTATGGGATATAGACATTTACAATGATGCAGGAAAATTGGTTAGTTCCTGCCGACTTACCAATTTTATTAAAGAAAGGAAATAG
- a CDS encoding 23S rRNA (pseudouridine(1915)-N(3))-methyltransferase RlmH codes for MAVKVICFGKTEKGMYTALQDEFLVRLKKYVSISWEEIPEQKQKKQSEQQQEKEAQMVLKRLRPGDFLCLLDEGGKEFGSRKFASWLEQLLQSTSGDVIFVIGSAYGFSAEIKSRANAKLSLSKMTFNHQLVRGIFAEQLYRGLNIINGGTYHND; via the coding sequence ATGGCGGTAAAGGTAATTTGCTTTGGAAAAACAGAAAAGGGAATGTACACAGCATTACAAGATGAATTTTTGGTGCGGTTAAAAAAGTATGTTTCCATATCGTGGGAGGAAATTCCAGAACAAAAGCAGAAAAAACAATCGGAGCAACAGCAGGAAAAGGAGGCTCAAATGGTTTTAAAAAGACTAAGGCCTGGAGATTTTTTGTGCTTATTGGATGAGGGAGGAAAAGAGTTTGGAAGCAGGAAGTTTGCAAGCTGGTTGGAGCAATTGCTGCAATCCACCTCTGGAGATGTGATATTTGTTATTGGTTCGGCTTATGGCTTTTCAGCTGAAATAAAAAGCAGGGCGAACGCCAAATTGTCTCTTTCAAAAATGACCTTTAATCATCAATTAGTAAGAGGTATTTTTGCAGAACAGCTTTACCGAGGATTAAACATTATAAACGGAGGAACATATCATAATGACTAA
- the rdgB gene encoding RdgB/HAM1 family non-canonical purine NTP pyrophosphatase has product MTKRRTMLCASNNQGKIKEFKEMFSGYDVLGLKDMGINVDIPENGKTFEENALIKLRYLAKQHPDLTIIADDSGLCVNALDGAPGVYSARYSGEDATDASNNKKLLEQLDGIEDRSAYFVCVLALFHNGLEYVFEGRVSGTIAKQISGDYGFGYDPLFIPRSFDKTFADLPKQVKKDISHRANAVKQLKEFLLR; this is encoded by the coding sequence ATGACTAAGCGAAGAACCATGCTTTGTGCCAGCAACAATCAAGGGAAAATCAAGGAATTTAAGGAGATGTTCTCAGGGTACGACGTTTTGGGTTTAAAGGATATGGGGATAAACGTTGATATCCCTGAAAATGGAAAAACTTTCGAGGAGAATGCTCTTATAAAGCTCCGCTACTTGGCAAAACAGCATCCAGATCTTACGATTATAGCCGATGATTCCGGATTGTGCGTAAACGCTTTGGATGGCGCACCCGGAGTATATTCCGCTCGTTATTCAGGAGAAGATGCCACCGATGCAAGCAACAATAAAAAATTGCTGGAGCAATTGGATGGGATTGAAGATCGTTCGGCTTATTTCGTTTGCGTCTTAGCCCTTTTTCACAATGGATTGGAGTATGTTTTCGAAGGACGTGTTTCGGGGACGATAGCAAAACAGATTTCTGGTGATTATGGTTTTGGGTACGATCCCCTTTTTATCCCTAGATCCTTTGATAAAACATTTGCTGATCTACCTAAACAAGTTAAAAAGGATATTTCTCATCGAGCCAATGCGGTTAAGCAATTAAAAGAGTTTTTATTGCGCTAA
- a CDS encoding DUF4783 domain-containing protein, producing MKNFILFLVASLTLSLSAYTQEKEVNAIATIFKTGNTEELPQYLAGQVSIGLNKSEKSYSRVQAHQVIKSFLNRHTPIDFIYRHSGNSDKRDQFNVGLLKTERGDFRLTYFLIETERGFKIKRLRIEPK from the coding sequence ATGAAAAACTTTATTTTATTTCTAGTTGCGTCTCTTACCCTTTCCTTGTCGGCATACACCCAAGAGAAGGAGGTAAATGCAATTGCAACCATTTTTAAAACAGGCAACACCGAAGAATTACCTCAATACTTAGCAGGACAAGTAAGCATAGGACTAAACAAAAGTGAAAAGTCATATAGTAGAGTCCAGGCCCATCAGGTAATTAAATCCTTTTTAAACAGGCATACTCCAATCGATTTTATCTACCGTCACAGCGGCAATTCGGATAAAAGGGACCAGTTTAATGTAGGTTTACTGAAAACCGAGCGTGGTGATTTCAGGTTAACCTACTTTTTAATAGAAACGGAGCGCGGATTTAAGATTAAAAGACTGCGGATAGAGCCAAAATAG